Genomic window (Paenibacillus sp. PK3_47):
ATTGCTACATCTTCACGGACCGCTTCTTTGAGGTATGGCATGGCGGCGATGAGGGTTTCGGTAGTGTTAATAATTTTCTCTCCTCTTATGTTACCGGCAGGTGCAGTGTTAAATTTGACCGCTTTACGTTTCCTGAAGCAAAAATTGTGTCGAAGGCCAGTAAAATATATAATATAGAGGTGGACTTTGATTACAGAGATCCTGCAGAAGCATAATAGAGCGGGGATCATACATACCAAAGGAGAATGGAATGTGAATGAGAAGCTAAAGCAAGCATATGACAGGCTGGGGCTGCCTGAAAACGTATCCAGAGAAGAGATTAATAAACGGTTTGATCTGCTGCTCAAACGGCGGCGTTCCAAATCAAAGGATGAGGAGAGATCGGCACCGGAGGAGGATTTTCAGGCCTTCAAATTCATCCTTGATACGCTGGATAAGCAGGAGATTCAGGAAGCCGAAGAGCAGCGGCTGGCGAAATACGGCAAGCTGTCCGGAGCTGCAAGCAAATGGGAAGACTTCATGCGGCTCTACAAAACTCATGTGATCATCTCGGTTATTGCTATCATTGTTCTTGCTGTTGCAGGAAATGCTATTTATAAGAATGTGCAGCATAAAAAATATCTGGCTTCCCTGCCGCCGCTGGATGCAACGATTATGTTCCTCGGCAATTTCGGCGTACAGGACCCCGACGGGCAGACGGCTGCGCTGGATCAGGCTATTGTGGAGCAGTATCCGGAATGGAAGCGTGTGGAGACCAATATGGTCTATCTGCCGCGGACGGGACCCGGTGTGGACAGCTTTGATATGAATTATATGCAGAAGGCTGTAGTGGAGCTGGCTGCGAACCATCCCGACATCATTATTCTGGATGAAGCAAC
Coding sequences:
- a CDS encoding molecular chaperone DnaJ; translated protein: MNEKLKQAYDRLGLPENVSREEINKRFDLLLKRRRSKSKDEERSAPEEDFQAFKFILDTLDKQEIQEAEEQRLAKYGKLSGAASKWEDFMRLYKTHVIISVIAIIVLAVAGNAIYKNVQHKKYLASLPPLDATIMFLGNFGVQDPDGQTAALDQAIVEQYPEWKRVETNMVYLPRTGPGVDSFDMNYMQKAVVELAANHPDIIILDEATLQWIGGQDGFQNLESLVTDGTLSKNDTRLKWGTNEESGEEELYGVDIIDSEFVKALPINHATEEMIIGVLGEDAVDKAAGLIKHITAKSSGE